The sequence below is a genomic window from Nitrospirota bacterium.
TTCACCGTGTCGCCCTCTTTTTTGGCGACCTTCACTACTTTCCCGTTGATCTTCGCCTTGATGTCCTTCTGGACTACCTTCTCCTCCGTAACCCCCTGGACCACCTTCTTCTCTTTTATTTCCATGGTGAGCAGCGTATCGCCTTTCTTCACGATGGAGTTCTCGGTGACCTTCACCGCCAGTATCTTCCCGTCCGACGGGGCTTTGAAAGGCACACTGGACACGAAGAACGCCATATAGGAAAGGACCGCGATCACCACGAGCCCCGCGGCGACGATGGAGGCCCAGTCTTCGTGCCGGTCACTCTTGAATACAGTCATTCCCTTTTTCTTTTCCTCAGCCATATCTCCTCCTCTTTAGAAATTCGCCACTTTGGGAACGAACAGCAGGATGATAATCAGCGCAAGCACGATCTTGATCAAGCCCGCCGCAACTCCTACTTTGAGCGGCCTGCCGCCGGCTGCCCGTATCTCGCGCACATCGATGTAGGCGCCGAT
It includes:
- a CDS encoding biotin/lipoyl-binding protein — translated: MAEEKKKGMTVFKSDRHEDWASIVAAGLVVIAVLSYMAFFVSSVPFKAPSDGKILAVKVTENSIVKKGDTLLTMEIKEKKVVQGVTEEKVVQKDIKAKINGKVVKVAKKEGDTVKKKKDVLMVLEPERGQLP